A window of Flavobacterium branchiarum genomic DNA:
AATTGCTCCAAGAGTAATGGCTGTTTTAGATCCAGTAAAATTGGTTATTAACAATTATCCTGAAGGAAAAGAAGAGTGGTTAGAAGCAGAAAATAATCAAGAAGATGAAAGTGCTGGATTCAGAAAAGTTCCATTTTCTCGTGAATTATATATAGAAAGAGAAGACTTTTTAGAAGAAGCTCCAGCTAAGTTTTTCCGTTTGACTTTAGGAAAAGAAGTACGTCTTAAAAATGCTTATATCATTAAAGGAGAAAGTGTTATAAAGGATTCAGAAGGTAATATTACTGAAATTCATGTTACTTATGATACGGATTCTTTAAGCGGAAGTGGAACAGAAGCGAGCCAAAGAAAAGTATCTGGAACATTACATTGGGTTTCTATTCCTCATGCAGTAAAAGCAGAAGTTCGTTTGTACGATCGTTTGTTTACTGATGAAGCACCAGACAGTTATAAAGATAAAAATTTCTTAGATTTTGTTAACCCGAACTCTTTAGAAATTGTTACTGGATTTCTTGAACCAAGTTTAGCAACAGCTCAAAATGAAGATAAATTTCAGTTTCAACGTTTAGGTTATTTCACTGTTGATAAAGATTCAAGTACTTCAAAACTAGTATTTAATAAGACTGTTGGATTAAAAGATGCTTGGGAAGAAAAAGGAAAAAAAGAAGAAAACAGTATCAACAATTCTTTAAAAGATATTAATAAATATTTCAAAGTTGAAACTAAGCCAGAACGTTTAGCGATTGAAAATGCAATAGGGGAGAACATTGCTGCAATTTCAAGTTTTTCTTTATTACAAAATTCATTGAAGAAGAATATCAACAACAATAAGAGTTCATTATTATTTGCTCAATTTATTTTAAAATATTCAATTTTGAAGTCTTCAGATTTTGAAGAAGAAGATATTAAAAAATTATATACTATGTCTTTAAGAAGTGAATCAACTTATGTTCGTTCGAAAGCACTTTTAAATTTACGAGATTTAGAAACTTCAGATTTTAAAAATCAATTTGAAGAAGAAATTCAAAAATTAAATTCAAATCCTCCAAAAAATGCTTCTGACAGAGAAAAGGAAATTTTGGAAGAAATGTTAAAATAATAGTATCAATTTTAGTTATCAAAAAGCGCTTTTTATAAGCGCTTTTTTTATTATTTGTAAAAACTATTATATATTTTAAAGTAATAGTTTTTATGTATTAAAATTAACCTCCATAAATTGATTTTAAGGCAATTTAAAAATGTAGTCGATACAATTTATGTTTTAAAAAAATTGATTAAACAACGTTCTTTATTTTAAATTTAGGTCTTATTTAGGTTACTTTTTCTCGTTGTCAACAAAGAAATGTTTATAAGTGTAGCTTTTTAATCCATTTTATAAATTTGGTCAAAAAAGCAATATTTGAGCTTGATAAATTTCTCCTTTACAAACATCCAAGTCATAACTATCATAATTCAATTTTCTTCTGTTGTATCTTTTTTTGTTTTGTCTTAATAAATGATATAGATTTTAATTATTCAAATACTGTTATTATGTGTTTTATGTTATTATTTATAAAAACTATTATTTTTTATTTTATTATTGTTTTTGTAGATTAAAAATCACCTCTATATATTGATTTTAAGACGTTTTTAAAATAGAGTTAGTAGTAATTATATATTTAATAAAATAATTAAACAGCGATCTTTATTTTAATTTTAGCTCTTCTTTTGATTGTTTTTTGTGGTTCTCAACCTAGAAATGTTTATTAGTACCCTTTTTTAATCCATTTTTTAAAGTTGATCTAAAAATACATAATTCAACTTGATAAATTTTACCAATTACAATTCTAGACAGATTTATAATTTTTGAATTCTATAAAATACAAAAGTTATAATTTTAAAAAAATTAATTTTTTCTGAGAGACAGATCCTTATTATTATGCTTAATTTAAAGTATAGTTTTAAATTATACAAAATAATATTTATCTTGCTTTATATTATTATTTATAAAAATTATGGTAATTCAAAATAATATAGTTTTTATAGATTAAAAATAGCTTTCATATCTTGATTTTAAGACGTTATTTAAATTACGTTATATCTTTTCTTTATTTTGTTATTTTGGTTTAACAAAAGTCTTTATTTTAATTTTTAGAAAATTTTTAGTCTGTTTAACGCGTTGTTAACATAAAAATGTTCTAAAATGTATTATTTTTATGAAAAGCCAATTAAGCGAATTTTATGAAAGTGAATTTATTCATTTTGAAATAAAAATGGAGTGGGCTATGATTATAAAATTATTTATTAAATCTTAAAATTTGATTTTATTTAGATTTTAGTTTTTGAATAATTTTAGTTGAAATTTTAAAAATTAATTTATCGTTTGAATTTTGATTGTGATTTATTTTTGATAATATTTTTTTAAGTATTTTTTCAAAATTATTTCATGAGTACCAAAATCACCTAAATTGATTTTTTGATTATTTTCAAATTGTTTATTTCATTTTTAAATCTGCTTATTAGGTTTAGTTTATATGTTAAACTTAAAACAGAAATTATGAAAATCAAATTTTTAATATTAGGATTATTATTTACGAGTTTTGCATTTTCTCAAACTCATCAAATAATCAAACATAACGGTGAAGAGTTAGATGTAAATTATATCAAACAAGATAATGATCTAATTTACTATTCATTAAATGGAAGTCAGGAACAATTAACAATTAGTAAATATGCCGTTGCTGCTCTTAATGAAAACGGTAGTTCTAAATCAAAAACAATATCTCCTAAAATTGTCATAGCTGACAAAAGTGAGTATAATTCCGTAAAAGTTTTAAAACCAAGTCAAACTATTGGACTTAAAGAAGTTGAAACTTTTACTGGTTTATCGACCAAAACAAAAGGGGAGTCCCCATTGGCTTTGAAGGAACATACAGAAAGACGTATCAAAACAAAGTCTGCAGGAAGTGGTTATCCATTTGTTTCTATAGTCGAAAAATCAGATGGAATGTATCATGCAATTGCTTATGTATATTAAAATTATATTAAAGATTTATTTATAAGAATTTTATCTCTATTAAATTGATTATCTTTATTACTAACTTTAAAATTTATAGTTATGTCAAACAACACAGGAAACACAATATTAGCACTTCTTACTGGAGCAGCTATTGGAGCAGGAATTGGAATTTTGTTTGCACCAGATAAAGGTTCAAAAACAAGAGGACGTATTAAACACGGAATCGATGATGCTAAACATAATTTAAAGCATAAACTTGAAACTTCTACAGAAGGATTACGTGATAAGTTTTTAAATGCTAAAGAAGATTTAGATGGAACTTATGAAAACTTACTTTCGAATATGAGTCATAAAACGGAAGAAGTAATTTCTTTTCTTGAAACTAAATTAGCCGATTTGAAAACTCAAAATGCTAAGCTTCAAAAATAAATAGCCTTTTTTAGGCATCAGCAAAGTACACATTGAACTTTAATTGTTATTGTTCCGAAAATTTTAATTAATTTTAGAATTACAATACATTGGTTTCATTGTGTACTTTGTATTTTTAGATAATCAACTAAAATAGTTACTTATGGCTTTTGAAGAATTAAAAGAACATACCGAAAATATTCAAGATCAGGCAAAAGCCTATGTTGATAGTCACCTTGCTTATTACAAGCTATGGGGTTTTAAAGTTGCAATGAAATCTACAACAGTAATTTTTAAATTTATTTTAATTTTACTGTGTTTTAGTATGGTTATGGTATTTGGATCTGTTGCTTTAGCTTTTGCTATTAGTACTGCTTTAGATAGTTATACTTATGGATTCCTTATAGTAGGAGGGATGTATTTAATAGCAACAATACTTATTTTCTTTATAAAAGATAAAATGGTTGAAGGACCAATTTTAGAAAAATTTTCAGAAATCTTTTTTAATGACTAAATTATGGAAACCAAAAAATACTCCTCTTATGCTGAAATTGAAAGAGAATTAGAAATTCTTAAATTGGAAAAACAAATCAATTATCAGAAGTTAGTGCTAAGCATTCAACAAACTAAAGAATCTTTGGAACCACAAAATGTTATAAATAGTTTCTTTGGTTCATATAAAACGATACTTTCGAATTCTTATATAAAAATTATTCAAGCAGCGATTCCTTATTTAATAGGATGGTTCATGAACAAAAAAAGAGGCTATTAGGCCTCTTTTTTATTTTTTGATTCTTATTCTTCATCAGTTTCTGGAGCTTCTGGAGCTTCATAATCTGGTTTTTCTTCTGCTTTTGGTTTAATTCTTTTATTAGTTTTTTTCATCATTTCGCCAACTTGGTTAGATGCACTAAATGAAGCCACCATATTGTTTAGCATATCGCTTCCTGCTTGTGGTGAATTTGGTAACAGAATTAAGTTTGAATTCGTATCTGCACCAATTGCTTGTAACGTGTCATAATGTTGAGTAACTACTATTAATGCCGATGCTTCTTGTGAATTGATTCCAACTTTATTTAAAGTATCAACACTTTCTACAAGACCTCTTGCAATTTCTCTTCTTTGATCTGCAATACCTTGACCTTGTAATCTCTTGCTTTCTGCTTCAGCTTTTGCTTTGGCAACTATTCTAATTCTAGATGCTTCAGCTTCAAATTCAGCTACAGTTTTTTCTCTATCAGCTGCATTTATTCTATTCATTGCATTTTTAACCTGGATATCTGGATCAATATCAGTTACCAATGTGTTGATAATTGTATATCCATAAGTAGTCATTGCCTCATTCAATTCTCTTTTTACTGCAATTGCGATATCATCTTTTCTTTCAAAAACATCATCTAATTTCAATTTAGGGACTTCGGCACGTACAACATCAAATACATAAGATGTGATTTGATCGTGTGGATATTCTAATTTGTAAAAGGCATCATAAACAGTTTCTTTGATAACCATAAATTGAACTGATACTTTAAGTTTCACAAAAACGTTGTCTTTAGTTTTCGTTTCAATGATTACATCAAGCTGTTGAATTTTAAGATTTACACGTCCAGCAATTCTATCAATCATTGGTATTTTTAATTGTAAACCTGAAGTTCTTACACTAAGAAATTTTCCAAAACGTTCTATAATTACAGATGTTTGTTGCTTCACTGTAAAGAAAGAAGATAAGAAAATAAATAATCCGAAGATTAAAAGAATAATAATTGGAATGTTCATAACTGATAAATTTAGTTTAAAAATTAGCGGTCAAATTACGAAATTTCTTCCATTTTAATGTGTTATGTTTTAATTAAAATGAAAAAGCGTTAAGAATACCTCGATTGGTGTTCTTAACGCTTTTATAGATTATTGGCTTTATTTTTATAAAGTCACTATTGCTTTTTGTATTCTTGAGATAGTTTCTTCTTTTCCAATCATCTCAACAATGTCAAATAGGTGAGGGCCTTTTAGAGCTCCAACTAAACTCAAACGGAAAGGTTGCATTACTTTACCCATCCCAATTTCATTTTTAGTCATCCAATCTTTCACTATAGTTTCAATATTTAAAGAACTAAAATCTTCAATATTTTCTAGAACAGAAGTTAGTTCTTGCATCAAAGCAGGAGTTTCTTCTTTCCAGTTTTTGGTTGCTTTCTCATCATATGATTTTGGTGCTTGAAAAAAGAAATCACTTAGTTCCCAAAATTCTGATACAAAATGTGCACGTTCTTTTATTAAAGAAACGATTTTTACTAGATCAACTTTAGAAATATCTAAACCTTTTTCTTCTAGAATAGGAGAGAAGTCTTTAGCTAAATCTTCGTTATTTCTTTTTATCAAGTGTTGGTGATTGAACCATTTGTTTTTCTCTGGATCAAATTTAGCTCCTGATTTATGAACTCTGTTCAAATCAAATGAAGCTACTAATTCTTCTAATGAAAATATTTCTTTATCAGTTCCGTCGTTCCAACCAAGTAAAGCAAGGAAGTTAATTACTGCTTCGGGGAAAAAACCTTTTTCTCTGTAACCAGATGAAACCCCTTCTTCTGTTTTCCATTCTAATGGAAATACTGGGAAACCTAATTTATCACCATCTCTTTTAGATAATTTTCCGTTACCAATTGGTTTCAGAATTAATGGCAAATGTGCAAATACTGGAGCATCCCAACCAAAAGCTCTGTATAATAAAACGTGTAATGGCATAGATGGTAACCATTCTTCTCCACGAATTACATGTGATGTTTCCATCAAATGATCATCTACGATGTTTGCCAAATGGTATGTTGGCATTCCGTCACTTTTAAACAAAACTTTATCATCTAATAAGTTTGTATCAAACTTCACTTCACCACGAATAATATCTTGTAAGTGCAACGTTTCATTAACTGGAGTTTTAAAACGGATTACATAATGTTCTCCATTAGCAATTCTTTTAGCAGTTTCATCAGAAGAAATTACTAGGGAAGTATCTAATTTTTCACGATTATGATGGTTGTATATAAATGTTTTTCCTTCTGCCTCGTGTTGTTTTCTATGCGCATCTAATGATTCTGGTGTATCAAAAGCATAATATGCCCATCCTGAATTGATCAATTGATCTGCATATTGTTGGTACAATTCTTTACGATCACTCTGACGATATGGGCCAAACTTTTCATTTTTACCTACAGTTTCATCTGGAGCAATTCCCAACCATTCCAATGCTTCCATAATGTATTCTTCGGCACCAGGAACAAAACGAGTTTGGTCGGTATCTTCAATACGCAAGTAAAAAACTCCATTGTTTTTTTTGGCAAACAAATAATTAAATAATGCAGTACGAACACCGCCTATATGTAAAGGTCCAGTTGGACTTGGTGCAAAACGCACACGAACTTGTTTTGACATTTTTATAAATTTTGTTGCAAAGATACGACTTTACACAAAAGTCATTAGTCGAAAGTTTTAAAGCTTTTTTGATTTTCTACTCTTAGGCTTTGTATCTTAAATAGTATTATTAAAATTAGTACTTTTAGGGGTTATAAGTAAAACAGATTACTATTTTGAAAACAGTTCCATTCATATATCAGAAGTTAGAGGATTTTATAAAGAAATATTACACCAATGAATTGATTAGAGGTTTACTTCTTTTCACGGGATTTGGGTTGTTATACTTTTTATTTACCCTATTTATAGAATATTTTCTTTGGTTAAAACCAGTAGGAAGAACACTATTGTTTGGTGCTTTTGTTTGTGTTGAACTATTCCTGTTGTTTCGTTTTATTATGTTTCCATTTTTTAAGTTATTCAAACTTCAAAAAGGAATTGATTATAATCAAGCATCGGATATTATTGGGAATCATTTTTCAGAAGTAAATGACAAACTAACTAACTTTTTGCAATTATCTGCTACAGTAAATGAAGTTGAAAAGTCTGAATTGATGTTGGCTTCTATTGAGCAAAAAGCAAATTCTTTACAGTTAATTCCTTTTAGTAATGCAATTAATTTTAGTGCAAATAAGAAATATTTACCACTAGCTTTAATTCCAATTTTATTCCTTTTAGTTTTTTATATTTCTGGAAACAGTACTATTTTATCTCAAAGTTTAAATAGAGTAGTACACTTTAATTCTTCATTTTTACCTCCAGCTCCTTTCAAATTTGTTGTACTCAATCCAAATTTGCAAACGGAACAGAATAAAGATTTCATTGTTCAAGTACAATCAGAGGGAAAAGTGATTCCTGAGAATGTTATGATTCATATTGAAAACGAAAGTTATTTTATGGAATCTTCAAAACCTGGAGTATTTGAATTTAAGATTGAAAAGCCTAATTCTAATGTTGAATTTTATGTAGAGGGAAATCAAGTTAGTTCTCCTTCGTATGTATTGAAAGTTATCACCGTTCCATCTATTGCTGACTTTGAAATGCAATTACATTTCCCATCTTATTTAAATAAAAAAGGTGAAACTATTAGCGGTACAGGTAATGCAATTCTACCAGAAGGAACTCGAGTAACTTGGAAAATGAATACCAAATCGACTGAAAATGTTGATTGGAAAGAGGGAAATTCTTTAATCCCTTTTACTAAAGCTGATAATAGTTTTGTTTTATCAAAAAATATTAGCCAAAATACAGAATATCAAATTCTTACATCTAATAATAAGGTTAAAAACTATGAAAAGCTTAATTATCAGCTCTCCGTAATTAAAGATCAGTTCCCAACCATCAATGTGAGTGTAGCTCCTGATAGTTTGAAGCTTGGCAAAGATTATATGTTAGGGCAATTATCAGATGATTATGGTTTGTCAAAATTGCATATTGTTTACTACGAACGCAACAAACCCAACACTGCCAAACGTGGAACAATTGCAGTTAAGAATACTGTTTTTGATCAATTCGTATTTTCATTTCCAAGTAATCTCCCAGTAGAGCAGGGAGTATCTTATGAATATTACTTTGAGGTTTTTGATAATGATGCTCCTCATAATTTTAAAAGTGCTAAGTCTTCTGTTTTTTCTGATAGAGTTGCAACTAATGAAGAACTTCATGAACTGGATTTAGAACAACAAAATAGTAATATCAATGCACTTTCTAAATCATTAAAAAGTAAAGACAAGCAAATATCTGAATTAGAAAAACTGCAACAAGTAGGGAAGGAAAAGAATAATTTAGAATTTAAAGACCAGCAAAAAGTAAATGAATTCATCAAACGTCAGAAGCAACAAGACCAAATGATGAAAGAATTTGCAGAGAAAATGAATCAGAATTTAGATAAATTCAAGACTGAAAAGAAAGATCAGACTGTAGAAGATTTACAAAAGCGTTTGGATAATGCTGAGAAAGACTTAGAGAAAAATCAGAAGTTGATGGATGAACTGAAAGATTTAAATGATAAAATTAAGAATGAAGAGTTGTTTGATAAGATGGATAAGTTTAAACAAATTTCTAAGAATCAATCTAAAAACTTAGAGCAATTAGTTGAACTTACAAAGCGGTTCTATGTAGCAAAAAAGGCAGAGCAATTAAAAGATAAACTAGATAAATTAGCAGACAAACAAGAACAACTTTCTAACAAAGAAAAAGAGAACACAACTGAAAAGCAAGATGAAATTAATAAAGCATTTGATAAACTTCAAGAAGATTTAAAAGATTTGAAAGAGGAAAACAAGAGTTTAAAAACTCCCTTAGAAATACCAACTGATGCTAATAAGGAAAATGAAATTGATAATGATTTAAAGAAAGCATCTGAAGAGCTTAAGAAAAATAATAGTGCAGGAGCTAAACCAAAGCAAAAAAATGCAGCCAAGAAAATGAAAGAGATGGCGAAGAAAATGGAAGAAAGCATGCAGTCTTCAGAACAGGAACAATTAGAAGAAGATGTGAAAACGTTGCGTCAGATTCTAGATAATCTATTAGCTTTTTCACTAGCAGAAGAAGCGGTTATGTTACAGTTTAAATCTATTAAAGTTGGCTCATCTGTGTTTAATAAGAATATTAAAATTCAGCAAAACCTAAAATTACAGTTCAAACATATTGACGATAGCTTGTTTGCTTTATCATTGCGTAACCCGAAAATTGCTGAAGATGTTACAAAAGAAATTGGGAACGTTCAGTACAATATGGATAAAGCTCTAGAAACCTTAACCGATGTTCAAATTCGTAAAGGGGTATCTCACCAACAATATGCTGTTTCATCAGCTAATAAATTGGCTGATTTTTTAAGTGATTTATTAAGTAACATGCAAATGTCTATGGCTAATCCTAGTTCTGGAAAACCAAAACCAGGACAAGGTGAAGGGATGCAATTACCTGATATTATAAAAAAGCAAGAAGGATTAGGAAAGAAAATGAAAGAGGGAATGGAGAAAGGTCAGGAGCCTGGTCAGGGAAAAAGCGGAAAAGATGGTAAGGATTCTAAGTCTGGAGGTAAAGGTTCCAATGGAGATAATGGTGAAGATGGTGAAGGAAATGCTCAAGAAATAATGGAAATTTACAAAGAACAAGTTCGTCTTAGAGAAGCATTGCAAAAAGAATTAGAAAAACAAGGACTTGGCCCTAACGGAGAAAAGACTTTGGAACAAATGAAACAGTTAGAAAAGCAACTTTTAAATAAAGGTTTTAAGAATGAAAATTTGCAACGTATATTGAATATTCAACAAGAATTATTAAAATTGAATAACGCTGTTCAAGAACAAGGTCAAGATAATAAACGCCAATCTGAAACAAACAGGAAAGAATTTAATAATCAATCTAATGCGTTGCCAAGGTCGTTATCAGATTATTTAAATAGCATAGAGATTTTAAATAGACAATCATTACCTTTGCGCTCGAATTTTAATCAAAAAGTTCAAGAATATTTCAATACAAAATGATCAATTTTAATTACGAAACAGAGTTCGTTTTAGATAACGAAGAAGCGTTTGAAGAATGGCTATCGGCTGTGATTCTTTCAGAGAATAAAAAAGAAGGAGAAATAAGTTATATATTTTGTGATGATGAATACCTTCATAAGATCAATGTAGAGTATCTTAATCATGATACTTTGACTGATATTATCAGTTTTGATTACACAGTTGGTAATGTATTAAACGGAGATATATTTGTTTCTATAGAGCGTGTACGTGACAATGCTCTTGATTTTAATGTTTCTTTTGAGGATGAATTGAAGCGTGTCTTAGCCCACGGTATATTACATTACTGTGGATATAAAGATAAATCAGATTCTGAAGCAGAGTTAATGCGTTCTAAAGAAGATGAGAAAATAGCATTGTTCCACGTGGAACGATAATTAAATTACTCTTTTTTAAATCATGTTCCACGTGGAACATGATTTAATTTAAGAGTGTAAAATGACTATATGTTTCACGTGGAACAATATTAGTTTAGGTTTTGAATACAAGTTCCACGTGGAACAAATAAATAAAGTTAATTCTGGAACCTGCCTTAAACTGTTTTCAGAGAATAATAAAACGAAATGTTTTTAGAAGAATATGATGTTATAGTTGTCGGCGCAGGACATGCCGGCTCAGAGGCTGCGGCAGCAGCCGCAAATCTTGGATCTAAAACTTTGCTTGTAACAATGAGTTTGCAAAACATAGCACAGATGTCATGTAACCCAGCTATGGGAGGAATTGCAAAAGGGCAAATTGTGCGTGAGATTGACGCGCTAGGTGGGTACTCAGGAATTGTTTCCGACCGCACGGCAATTCAATTTAAAATGTTGAACAAATCAAAAGGACCTGCAATGTGGTCTCCAAGGGTTCAAAGTGATAGAATGCGTTTTGCTGAAGAATGGAGAATGATGCTTGAAGGAACTCCAAATCTTGATTTTTACCAAGAAATGGTAAAGGGTTTGATTATTGAGAATGGAAAGGTAAAAGGAGTTCGAACTTCGTTAGGAGTTGAAATTCGTTCCAAATCTGTTGTCTTGACAAATGGAACTTTCTTGAATGGTTTAATTCATATCGGAGACAAACAGTTTGGTGGTGGTAGAGCTGGAGAAAGTGCGGCTTACGGAATTACCGAAGATTTAGTTCAAGTTGGTTTTGAAGCGGGAAGAATGAAAACTGGAACGCCACCACGAGTTGATGGACGCTCTTTGGATTATTCTAAAATGAACGAAGAAAAAGGAGATGCTAAACCGGATAAGTTTTCTTATTCAGATGTGACTTCACCACTTGTTCACCAAAGATCTTGTCATATGACATATACGTCTTTAGATGTGCATGATATTTTGAGATCTGGTTTTGATCGTTCCCCAATGTTCAACGGTCGTATAAAAAGTATTGGCCCGAGATATTGTCCTTCTATCGAAGATAAGATTAATCGTTTTGCTGATAAAGAACGCCACCAGTTATTTGTTGAGCCAGAAGGCTGGAATACTTGTGAGGTTTATGTAAATGGATTTTCTACTTCTTTGCCAGAGGATATTCAATTTAAAGCTTTGCGTACTGTGGTAGGTTTTGAGAACGTGAAATTCTTCCGTCCTGGTTATGCGATAGAATATGATTATTTTCCGCCAACACAATTAAAGCATACTCTTGAAACTAAATTAATCGAAGGATTATATTTTGCTGGTCAAATTAATGGAACGACAGGATATGAAGAAGCAGCTTCGCAAGGTTTGATGGCTGGAATAAATGCGCATTTAAAAGTGAACGAAAAAGCGCCGTTAATATTAAAACGCGATGAAGCATATATTGGTGTTTTAATAGATGATCTAATTACGAAAGGAACAGAAGAACCGTATCGTATGTTTACGTCTCGTGCAGAATATAGAACTTTGTTGCGTCAAGACAATGCTGACTTTAGATTAACGCCAATGTCATATGAAATTGGTTTGGCTTCGGAAACCCGTTTACGTAGAATGGAGCATAAATTAAAAGAATCTGAAAAGATGGTTGCGTTCTTTAAAGAAACAAGTGTTTCGGTTGCAGAAGCAAACCCGATTCTAGAATCTAAAGGAACGGCTTTGATTTCTCAAGGTGATAAAATGTTTAAGGTTTTCTCTCGTCCGCAAATAGATTTGGAGGATATCAAGAAATTTGAGAAAGTAAAAGAATATATTGCTGAAAATGATTTGGATCAGGAAATTTTAGAACAAGCAGAAATTCAAGTTAAATATTCAGGTTATATCGAAAAAGAAAGAAATAATGCTGATAAACTAACGAGATTAGAAGAAGTGAAAATTCCTGAAAATTTTGATTATAATAAAATCAAATCGATGTCTATAGAAGCAAAGCAAAAATTAGGAAAAATTCGTCCTGTTACAATTTCACAAGCTTCAAGGATCAGCGGTGTTTCACCAAGTGATATTTCAGTGTTGCTAATTTATATGGGAAGATAATTTAGTATTCAGTTTTCAGTCTCATTTTTCATTTTTCATTTTTCATTTTTTAGTTTGAGTATTGAATTCCGGTATTGTAATTAAACTTTAAATATGGGATATGCTCAATTAGAAAAATGAATCATTAAAAATAGTTAAATTTTCTTTTAAACGAAGAGACCACAACTAAGTCTGAATACTGCGACTGAATACTGCGACTGAAAACTGCGACTGAAAACTGTGACTGTAAACTGTGACTGTAAACTGCGACTGCAAACTGCGACTGTAAACTGTGACTGTAAACTGCGACTGTAAAGTGTAAACTGAAAACTGCGACTAAAAAAATTGTTCCACGTGAAACTATTTTCCTAACCCTTGATTTTATTAAGGAGTTTAGGATTTTAATTTTTTAAAGTATTATGATTATTCAGAAAGAAGTTTTGTCGTTTGAAGATAAAAAATCCTTAATGCAACTTTGGAATGCTGAATATCCAGGTAGTTTAAATTATGCAACAATTCATGATTTTGATTTATATTTAAATGGATTGTCTGATGTTAAACATTATTTGCTACTTGTTGATGAAAATATAATAAAAGGTTGGACGTTTACTTTTCTGAGAGAAGAAGAATATTGGTTTGCAATATTAATCGATAGTCAAATTCAAGGAACAGGTAAAGGTGCGTTATTGATTGAAGAATTAAAAATGAATAATGATAATTTGAATGGATGGGTTATAGATCATGAAAATGCTATAAAACAGAACAAACAGCCATATAAATCACCATTATTCTTTTATCTGAAAAATGGGTTTACTGTTTGTTCAGAAACTAGAATCGAAAATGAAAAAATAGACGCAGTTAAAATAAACTGGAAGAATTAAAGAGAAAGAACAAATAAATAAGATTTGCAAACCCTAAAAGCGATAAATTTCGTTTTTAGGGTTTGTTATAAAATTAAACCAAAATACCAATAATTATAAAATGGACGTTTTAAACAAAAA
This region includes:
- the mnmG gene encoding tRNA uridine-5-carboxymethylaminomethyl(34) synthesis enzyme MnmG gives rise to the protein MFLEEYDVIVVGAGHAGSEAAAAAANLGSKTLLVTMSLQNIAQMSCNPAMGGIAKGQIVREIDALGGYSGIVSDRTAIQFKMLNKSKGPAMWSPRVQSDRMRFAEEWRMMLEGTPNLDFYQEMVKGLIIENGKVKGVRTSLGVEIRSKSVVLTNGTFLNGLIHIGDKQFGGGRAGESAAYGITEDLVQVGFEAGRMKTGTPPRVDGRSLDYSKMNEEKGDAKPDKFSYSDVTSPLVHQRSCHMTYTSLDVHDILRSGFDRSPMFNGRIKSIGPRYCPSIEDKINRFADKERHQLFVEPEGWNTCEVYVNGFSTSLPEDIQFKALRTVVGFENVKFFRPGYAIEYDYFPPTQLKHTLETKLIEGLYFAGQINGTTGYEEAASQGLMAGINAHLKVNEKAPLILKRDEAYIGVLIDDLITKGTEEPYRMFTSRAEYRTLLRQDNADFRLTPMSYEIGLASETRLRRMEHKLKESEKMVAFFKETSVSVAEANPILESKGTALISQGDKMFKVFSRPQIDLEDIKKFEKVKEYIAENDLDQEILEQAEIQVKYSGYIEKERNNADKLTRLEEVKIPENFDYNKIKSMSIEAKQKLGKIRPVTISQASRISGVSPSDISVLLIYMGR